The DNA segment TAGGGTACAATGGTGATCAAAGGCTATCTTGGTGTGGACCCATGCTACCGGAATATAAGGAATGAAAGTGTCCTGGTTTGGATCTGTGCTATTGGAACGAGAAATAAACTATGAATCATGAATTGGGttctttaatttatatttaatcaGGCAGTTTGTCAGTTATTATTGCATCAGTAACCTTAATACAACTTTTAGTTCGAAAAATGACAATGCCACcaagattaaagaaaaaaaaggaataataTAGCCATGCGATGACGGATTTTGTGACTGTTGGCTTGTTCCTTGATCACAGTGGTAGGACCTTAAATTGAGATGGTCTAAGAAATGAAAATGatatgacattaaaaaaaaatcaagattttcCTTAAAGCACATTAAGCAAACTTTTAGTATTAGTCTAGTGATAGATGTTCACAGGGTAGCCAAAAGAACAATAACTGAAAATAAACATCACCTAATAGAAGAATTCTTTACCTGTCTCCAACCCTGTTGAGCAGATGTACTTTCTGCGCTCACTTTCGTTTCAGGGGCTGCAATTAGCTTGTGCCACAATAATGAAACAACAGAGATACATAATTCTTGTTTCTCTGCAAATACAGTTCTTAGAAGAGCTTGTGCACCCCAATTGTAGCCAACATTTCTATCCATGGTTAGAAAAGTTGCCAAAGCAGGAGCGTCAACTGGCAAATTTGCAATACTTTTTGATGATGCCTCTGCCATAATATGATTTACTAAACTAGGCTTTTCAGGCTTTAAGAGCATTCCTGATGAACTACTGGTAGACTCTGAGTTGGCATTATCCTGTCCATCAAAGTTGTTACTGCTGTTCCTATCACTAGAACAAGCTATGTCATCCTTCCATGCCGGTGAACGTACCAAGAGCGCTTCAAGAGGTTCAGCCTTGTGAACTATGGAGGCAACATTTTTACCATGTATATCAATAAGGTGATAAAGTGAAGATGCCCTCGTGGAAATCTCAGTATCCCACTTGCATCTCCTTAGGAGAGACAGAGCATTCATGCAAGCCTTTGATCTTCCAAACAGCTCGGAAACATGAGCAGCAACCATTGCAGCAGCTACAATCTCATTTGAACTGTAGCTCCATGATGTACCGATAGACGATGGCTTCAATGAGAAAAGGGCTTCAAGAATTCCAAGTATTCGGCGAGAGTGACAAACAGCAGATGTAATACTATTATATAACTCATGAGCAGCTCCATTACCCTTTGCAACTTTAGTCATTCTTGCGGAGTCTTTAGATTCCAAACATGTACGGCTTTTGGAAATCAAAGGAAATAACTGAAGCTCACAAGCCAATGCACAAATAGCTGCTAGAACATAAGAATCAAATGTTGCAACTGGCCCTTGTTTTCTCCTATTTTTGTAACTTGTAACCGCCTCTCCATTTACTGTCTCTGACTCCCCAATTTCTTCTGCAGAATGACTACCACAACCTGTTGGTCTTTTGCTCCCATCAGGCAAAGCATCATGACTGACACAAATTGTTAGCACTACAAACAACAAGCGGGAGGCAAGGTCCATAGATGCACAAGATTCCAAAAACAGTGAATGAATCATTGTATGAAGCTCAGCAACAGCTAGGTTCTTAGTGGTAGACCACATACTGCCATGACCTCTCGATTTTCGGGGTTGCTCCGAATTCTCTGAGGGGAAAGTTCTTCGGAGTACAGTTTCCACGGTGGCAACAAAGATTCTCATGAGGCATGCTTCAGATGGACTTCCCTGGGGAAGATACTCTAAGACTTTAAGCAGTGGTAAATACAAATTCCATGACAAAGGAGGAGGTTGCAAAGGGGTTGCAACTACTATTTCAGGCAAGTCAACAACTTCAGAACTCAGAGGAAGCAGACCATAAGCGGCTTCCCAAATGGTACATATTCTCCATTCAACATCAGGGCCATGTGCACATAACATTGATGCAATTCCTTGAGCAGTTGCCTCAATAGTGGCATCACAAATAGAAGCTTCTATCTGATTGAATTTACCATCAATAGTAATGTGTATCAATCACAAAAGAACAAGTTAAACCAGAACAAATAAGAGAATACATTTGCTGAGTGGTATGcttcaaataaataatttaagaatTCATGGCATTGTGTAAACAACAAATAGATGACTCATAATTTTCCTTGGTTCACTTTGATAGTGCAAATATCTTGAGTTACCTGTCTCTTGTATGGTGAAATATAACCATCTACAGGTTCATGATGGACTTTGATTCCTTCAGCATGTCTCAGAGGGGGAAAGAGCAATGTAGGCTGAGAAAGTATTCGGAAAAGCAAAGCAGCTGCAGCATCTGCAGCGATTCCAACTCTCATGGACATTGCAATACCGATTGCACGTAGGAAGTGCAAATGCATCCAATTCCTTGGAAGCTGCAAAAGGAAATATAAGAAAATTAGCAACTACATGCTTTAAGAGAGATGCTGATCAATCAGATAATTATGACAACATTAGGTGTCAAAGGAAACTCAATTGAAGTTTTTGAAGCATTTTGTTGACATTACAATAATTCAGTGATTTGCAACCCCAAAGAAAAAAGTGCACGTCCGAAATAAACCAATGGTTCAGTGATTTGCATCCAGTGTTTAAAGAAGACACACGAGGAAGAGGATTTCTGACTACTTGGGCAACACCCTTAAATTGATACACATGGCCATCCAGATTAGTAGGCCTAGATATTTTGCCACTAAACGAAAAAATATTAGTTTCTGTAACAAAATGTCTGTGATCAACGCTTGGTGGTGCAAGTTGTCTATATGGTCAAATTGCTGTCCTGCAATTGTCACTCTGATTTTTTCACCGAAGCACGACTGGCATTCAAAGAAGATATATTTTGGATCATCATACAAGCTGACATGGCCCATATGCATATCCAGACTAGTTTTATCAAGATGTTGAAATTGAAGAAACTTTTCATGATGTTGTTGTTTTCTTATGGCATTTGGTTTGATAAAGTATATTTCTAGAGGATCCTTCTTTTCTATTTCCCTCTTTTAAATAACCCAATACTTGTTGAAACTAAAAAGGAAGATATGTTGACAGAAATAGTTATCGAGTAAAATTAACAACTTTGTGGTAACAGTGCAATGATGTGATGATTTACGGGAGAAATGAACAACACTGATAAGTGGACATTGGAACAGAATTACATATCTTCAATTATCACAACATACCTTCACACCAGATGCGTAATCCTCAGCTGCTCTAAGGAGTTCAACTAGTTGTACAGCAGCATCAAGTGCATCAGGTGCCCATGATGGTGGTGCTTCAAGCAGTCCAAGAAGTAGCCTCTGAGTTGCACTAGGTGTAGCAAGGGCATAGTACCTGACGGAAGAAATGCAATCATAAGTAATATCTCTACCAGCACACGTATTATATGTTAAAGGCAGGTTGCTCACCTATGAAACAAGCAAGCAAAAGGCTCAAGAGCAGGCAGGGCAGCATCTAGATGCTCATCTAAGGCATTTGTAGGAGGAGGAAGCAAGAGTGCAGGAACGGCAGCTGCTGTCAAATTTGCAGTCTCGTAACGAGCTACTTCTTCATCACAAACACTCAGTATAACTCCAGCTCCATTGGCTACAGCCCATCTGGGAGTGGATTGCATAAGTTGATGCTTTCCAGATCCACGACTACAAGCTGTGTAAAAACATTAAATAGTTGTCAGGTCTTTAGGCACATGCAGAAACTAAAACTGCATTAGGAAAAGACCTTGATTTTTCTATAGGAATGAATGAACAcaagttttacatgtgcagggatAGAAATAACTAGAGACAATTCAATCTTGCAacatataaatttgatatatGCAGAAGTTTTTAGTGCAGTGGGCATAATTATTCTCATGTATATGATAAAGAATTCCAAGCATAAACTGAGAGAAGCAGAAATCAACATAGACATCATACACAAAGCCAACAAATACAAGAAGAAGCTTCAAAGGAAACTGACTTACAAAAATTAGAAGAGATTCGAAGCAAGTGCTGTGCTACGAGAGTAAGAAATACCTCTCCATTCCTAGAGCTATCTCCATCTCTCTTCTCTATCCCCTTTTTTTCATTCATTTAACATCACACACAAATGCTTCCTATCAAAGTTTGCTAGTGCTGTGATCTTGGACTTCACTAGCTGTTTTGATGGGTTTGAAATGGCATTTTTTGACCTGATCAGATCCAAGTTGGTCTAGTACAAATCTTAAGGCAGAGCTGCACTCCACATTTTCCCAATCAAACCTATTTATAAGCCTAGCATACACTCGATGAAGTGGGCATCATAGGTAACCCCAGAAGGATTCTCTTATGCAAATAATCGCCAATAAAGGAAGTCTTAGTTCAAATAGGTTAAGGCTTTAACTGATGGACAGTCATTAGATCCTTGCTACCAATTAACCAAAAGGCATTAACACATAATTTTAGTTGAATCTACCTAAGCAGTTTTATCACACAAGACACAGTGATAAAATATGAAGTGCAAGTATAGAATGCAGTTTTGCCTGGACCGGCATGAAACGGATGGCATGTGTCATGCAGACCACCTCCATTTTGAATGATCCGGTCTGacctatgaaaaaaaaaaaaatttaactcaTCAGTTGCTGGTTTAGGGCTTGTATTCGCGAGCCTCTTCACCATACGTGAAGAGTCTGCGAGCTACCTATTGTCGCTTGTCCTTTGCCATGCGCCGGTGATTTTGGGtatgcttcctcctcctcctcctcctccaccactgttttatcttcttccttcctttatctcatttctctttctcctcttcctccactgcctcctcttcttccttcttcctccttccaACTCCTCTTCCTTGACCGCATCcactttttcctcctccttcctccatcGCCATATGTCCCTTCCTCTTGTTCCTTTTCGAGTCTTTGGTATATACCAGTGTACCATGTATCGTTACGTTGGTATTGAGGTATTGgttggtatgtaccggtccgaacgACTGGTGCAGTACCCTGATACGAGATTGCAGTCCTTGCTTGCAAGGTCTAGGAGTGTTTAGTGTAGAAAGCCTTACCTCTCCATGCAGTTTCATTTATTTATTAGATGTTTTGCATTGTGTTAGGAAAGAATAAAATCATAATAGATTATGTAAAAATTGTGTTTGAACTTTGAATACAATTTGTCATAGTGCATCTTGAAGCATATAAATgcagaaaatattaaaaagagtATGCTATCAATTTTCACGAACCAGTTGTCGGAGGCTTTAGGTCTCCACCTGCTGCATATTTGCCCATGACCCCTCCACACCTAATTCAAAAGAAAATATGTGAAAGGAAATGTTGAAGACTAACACATGTAACAAATTGGTCTCTAGTtcataaaggaaaaaaaacataGTCTAGGTTTCCACAATATCAAAGCAGAGAAACTTCAAACTTAGTGACATATGCAACTCAAGGCCATACGTAACTTGATCATTATTGAAGACTAATATTCCCAAACGAAAACTACATTTCATACCATCTAAAATAATCACTTCTAATTCCCAGTGGTGCAGCAAGCAAAATATCCGTTATCCAGGGAGATAATGGTCGCAATGGTTTCCTATCTTCCTGCTGCAGTGGGTGATTTGCTTCTTCCTGCTTTGACTTGCTTGTGGTAGCACGGTTGTCACTATTGCTCCTCTCATATCCAACATTATGATGCTCAACCTTGTGAATTGGCCGATTGTAGTGAGTTAAAACCCGTAAAATTTCCCCACATGCCAAAGCCCATTGCTCAGAATATTCTTTCTGCATTTGAAAGTATTAGTTGGTAGAATAAATTAGTATCCTTAAGACATGAATTAGAACCCTGAGGTTCTGTTTTAGAAGTCAAATTTTATGTATGGTTTCTGAAAGAGCATTCTACAACAACATTAATCAAACAATAAAATGGCTAATTTCTCAAAGTCCCATACCTCAGAGTTCTGTTTGAATAGAGATATAAAAGAGCAAAATGGAGAGCCATTTCTATCATATGCCAATGTCCCATCAATTATAAGTGAAAGAATTGGATGGATAATGGCATGACCATGCTCTGGATGGTGCAAAACAAATACAGCTGGAATATAACATTAGCAGTCAGTAACTTCCCCAGTATAAAGTTTAAATAGAAGAAATGACAGAGAACAATTCATGACATCTATAGTATGCAATTGGCACAGGGAGGAGTAAGAATCCCATACCCAAAACTTCATCCAAAAGGCGCTTATCTTTTGAAGGATAATGACTTTGGATTAGCTGCACATACAAGTCCAAGTAGCAGTAAATGTAAGACTTTGTCACCATTTGTTCATGtagaacataatatttttttaatgcagAGTAAAAAACATGACAATAAGCTCATGATCTGTGGTACTGAAAATTGAATGCTTTTAACATTATTCCGATAGAAAGGGTTCATACCTGAGCTATATCTTCTTGGAATTCCTCAGACGTGAACTGACCAAAATATTCAACATAGGCCATCACTTGTGCCTTTAAGAACCAAAAGCATGTTAGGAAAGAAATCAGACAAAAGCTTAGACATGGCTAACAGTCAACAAATTTACTTTCAGGCATACAGTGAATGATTGTTTATGGTAAAATCAACTGCTCCATTGTatccatttattttattttccccCCTCTTTTCTGTAAAACTTACCCATGTTAATCTTATCAGGGTTTAAAACTTCTAATAACTGAAACAACACATATGATTACTGATGCTATGATATCTAAATCTTTGTGTAGTTGGCAAAGAGTATATTTGATTTCTATAACCAATTACAACTTAGAGTCAAGAAAGCAAATTGTGCTATATAGGGTCAGCATGGTGCTACCAAGAATGTTATCATCTTAGTTCCTCTTCTAGGAAATAAATGTATGAACTAAGAGATCCAATAAGAAGAACGAATTGGTAACACAGTGAAAGAAGCCAATGTGGAACAGAAGATGCTAGAGGTACTAGCAAATCCAAGTTGTAGCAGCCTAAAAGTAGAACATGAAGATCTACCAAATAGATGCTGAAGCCAGCAACAATGGTAAATATGTCTAGATAATGAAGACATGACCTTAGTCAAGGACTGTGTTGAAACCACGTTAGAATGGTCTAGGAATTCAGATATTAACAGGGAAGACATGAGGAAGAGTCAAAGTGGCTAGAGAAATTACCAATAGTTAAGAAACAGTTATATATAAGTGCATCACTAGGAATAATTGAACACCAAAAGCAATAAAATTTGAAGCACAAAGTAGTACATATTATATCATAACAGGGAACTGTATGTAGATATTACAGAAATTTGGCATGAAAAAATGGCAAAGACATTTAAGTAGGACTTCAGTTAACTTTTGTCTGACTTACATTATATTGCCTTTATTCTAGTCTTATTGTAAGCGAAATTGATGTGGGTAAAAAGGCACGAATAAGACCCAAATCAACTTCCTACAACTTCTACTAAAGGATTGCAGATGTGAAGTTTCATTGCAATCCAGCAAGGCATCAAAGTAGCAGTCTAAGCAACAACATATTGTAGGGCacgatatgaaaaaaaaaagaaagaaagaaagaaagaaaggataaGGACTCCATCTTTTACCTGTTTCTGCTGCTCACCGAGTGGTGGCGGCCAAAAGAGGGATGAGAATTGGAGCCCATTGGTCCACTTCTCATGCGAGGCAGACATTCCGAGCCCCTACTCTGCCCGCCTTGTCACAGACTCACCTCCACAAGCCGGCAAATTAATTTGAGATGCAGAAATTTCGTCCTTCTCTACCAAGAATCAGAGCATGCATTAACTAGCATAGCCCAGTTCAGATGCCAGTTCATCTATAGAACCAAATGAAACCTAACATGTGCATCAACTCGTATCCACATCCGATATCAATCTGTCAAACCAACAGAGTTCATCCAACTCAAGTTTTGCTCAGATCAACTGGGACTATCATCCACATGTAATCCGTCGATCCTGCTCAGGCGGTTCTAGACCAACAAAAATCTAGCAAATATCTGGAACAAGCTCAAACGCACCAATCTCCAAATATCTACACAAGAAATAATCACAAGGCTAAATTACCTTCATTATATGTGTAAAAGCAAATATAGGAAAAATCAAGAAATGAGATTCTAAGGAATTGATCATTTCATTCCCCTCGGTTCAATATCCAACACTCTGacagaaagaggaagaagaaaaatatatcaaaaacagCGAGAACTAGAAACTTTATTTCATTTGAGAAAGATCCTTAGAAGTAGGCGGATAAAATGGAAGGGAAGCAACATGATCGCATTGATTCATCGGATCCGAAGTTTAGAGTCCGCCAAACCAAAATTTAGCAAGCATACGCAAGGATTTCAAATAGACAACCGCCGTATCTGTGTAAAACACAAGTAAAAGAGAGCacacaaaaaaaatcaagaaagcggTCCGAATGAACTACACGTTCGATCGATCTTACTTAACCATAAAGTATAcaaaaaaaacaacaacaacaacaacaacaacaacaagaaattCTAATCGAAGATAAATTTGTATCGAGAACATCATAAACCTTTTAAATGGAGAAAAAAGAAAGAGCGAAAGAAACACTACCGCGATGGCTCCTTGGATCCAAAGATCGGTGGAAGCTCTACGTGGGTTCGCTGAATGGTTGGAGGGAGATGAGAGCTAGGAAGAAAGGtatggaggaaaaaaaaaatttcgagaacaaggagaagagaggaggaatcttgagagagggagagagagagaagattatTAATCGGTTCTCTCTTCTTCGTCTTTAAGGAGGGGGAAAACAAGAAGCCGGCAAACGAAGAGAGTAGGGAAAGATACTTTGCAATGCGGTGGTGCTTAAGCTGGAGGCTGCCCTTCCCTCTCCTGATCTCCAACGCTGACGTGGCCTTGATATTTTTGTGCATCCCTCGGCGATTGCCGGTGGACATGGCCATGCATCATGCCTCATGCATGGGTCACGCATTCCCATGCCGCATCATCCATGGACGCGGCCGGATGATCCATGTCTTGGGTGTTTTTTCCGCAGCATGACAAAATTGCCCCCGTACCATCACATGCACTGAATCCAGCCTGGCCAAAGCCAGGGAGTCACGGGTGTCATGCCATCATTCACGAGTACATATAAAAGCGCTAATTAAACCTGTATTATACAAACTAGCAGCCTCCAGCAACCCTTGACGATTAAATATCAAGGATTAATGGCGACTTTCTAGTGACTTTTCTTGCATTAACAATTTATCATTTATTAactattattcttattattattactattattgatTTCATTCGCTTAGGCTCTCAtttagataaaataaataaatataatttttttcaaaaaacttTTTATTATCTGAGtacgtttttatttattattattattattattgaaaggTGTTTgttcatctttaaaaaaaaaatgcagcaAAAGCAATTCCTGCGAGAAGTAGCATCCAAAGATGGTGCCAGTGGCTTCCACGGCATCCGTTTGGACGTCGCAGGAACAGCTACGTGGCCTCCTCCTTAGCCATGTCTTCCGTGTACTCCTTCGTCCGTGGTAGATCGGCCAATCAAATCACCGAAACAGACCGACCACGAATCGAGCAAGCCACGCCGGTTGACGGTAAACCCTCGCCGACGCGGACGGTCAAGATGACCTGCCCGAACACCCCAAGGGTGTGGCGCGGAGCGAAGGATCCCTCCCCAAAAAGCCACCGCTTCCTCAAACGGGCAGCTgcccccgagagagagagagagagagacgtgttCAGAAAGAGTGGTGGAGGGAATTAGATATTTTGCGTCGTTATGACCGGCACGAGCCGGCGACGGAGAATAATTGGTACGACTTGGCAGCCAATGGGAGGGTCTCTAAGGATTTCAGCGATGCGGGGGTGATGTGGCATCACCAGGTGAGAGGAATATATTTCTTCGGACTCAAGGGACGTGACTGATTTGTTCCGCCACGATGGCCCACGAGCGGCGGGGCCCAAGGCATCATGTCATCTCGCAGGGAATGGGAAACCCGGGTGGTCCATGCACGCATGCATGCGCAGCACTGTTCGGATGGTGGGATCGCATGGGCAGAGAGACCCCAGGGGTCACGACAACACATGACCGGTGAAATGACACCATTGCCTTCATGGTGGTTGCCACAGTCCTCGCTCCAATTCCTCCCTCTTGACTGTCGATTAATTTCTTAttagcaaagaaaagaaaattcaccaTTTTACTATGATTTAATGTTCTTAACGACCGATGCCGAGTCGTCAACATGTTAATCATGAAATTACATTACGATGCGGCGACTCCATTATGCTGCCCCTTCTTAACATTCAAGAGGAATCGACTTGTCGTGATGCTTTAAACTAAAGTCACGAACTACGCtccttaaaaaagaaaagaaaatagaaaaaaaaaaaaaaaaaaaaaaaaacggcaCACGCTGCCCTCCTGACCGAATGATTCCCATCACATGTATGATGATATAATATCTATGGGTACGGGGATAATTACCAAACTTCGTCCGCATAGCCCAATCTAAATTTTCTTGGGCTCACGGGTTTCTTATATCGCACATGCCCAATTTATGTGATACTGGCGAGACAAGACAGCTCTCGGCCTAACCGAACCGATGAATGATATTCTGAGCTATCGAAGAGCGAGCCCACCACAAAATATCTTCCCGAGTATAGCCGAATTGTATATAACAAAGATGACCTTAAAACGGTTGGGTAGCAGTCTGTATCAGCCACGATCGCAGGCTCCTTTGGTTAGTTGGGTGGGTGGGTGCTTCTCGCTTTAAGCGTTGAGACCTTTGGCTCTCGAGATTGCACAAATAAAGCACCTTTTATCCTCATACCAACATGAGTTTTCGCAAAAgggaacatatatgtatatatattcaatcGCTTGCTGCAGGTTATAGCATTCTTTTTCCCACACACAAATATCGCAGCTGATAGTTCTCACGAGACAGCACAGAACAGATTCTGAAAACTGCACCCGACCACGTATTGACGCATTTATGCATGGGAAGAGTTCGTCGTGTGCACAGTGCACGAGCTGAATTCTGAAGACACCACGCCGGGATGCATGCTACCAGAAGAAGGTGACATCGGAGGAAGGCTGGGATTCGTCCTCATCACGC comes from the Musa acuminata AAA Group cultivar baxijiao chromosome BXJ1-10, Cavendish_Baxijiao_AAA, whole genome shotgun sequence genome and includes:
- the LOC135586694 gene encoding protein GIGANTEA-like, with translation MSASHEKWTNGLQFSSLFWPPPLGEQQKQAQVMAYVEYFGQFTSEEFQEDIAQLIQSHYPSKDKRLLDEVLAVFVLHHPEHGHAIIHPILSLIIDGTLAYDRNGSPFCSFISLFKQNSEKEYSEQWALACGEILRVLTHYNRPIHKVEHHNVGYERSNSDNRATTSKSKQEEANHPLQQEDRKPLRPLSPWITDILLAAPLGIRSDYFRWCGGVMGKYAAGGDLKPPTTACSRGSGKHQLMQSTPRWAVANGAGVILSVCDEEVARYETANLTAAAVPALLLPPPTNALDEHLDAALPALEPFACLFHRYYALATPSATQRLLLGLLEAPPSWAPDALDAAVQLVELLRAAEDYASGVKLPRNWMHLHFLRAIGIAMSMRVGIAADAAAALLFRILSQPTLLFPPLRHAEGIKVHHEPVDGYISPYKRQIEASICDATIEATAQGIASMLCAHGPDVEWRICTIWEAAYGLLPLSSEVVDLPEIVVATPLQPPPLSWNLYLPLLKVLEYLPQGSPSEACLMRIFVATVETVLRRTFPSENSEQPRKSRGHGSMWSTTKNLAVAELHTMIHSLFLESCASMDLASRLLFVVLTICVSHDALPDGSKRPTGCGSHSAEEIGESETVNGEAVTSYKNRRKQGPVATFDSYVLAAICALACELQLFPLISKSRTCLESKDSARMTKVAKGNGAAHELYNSITSAVCHSRRILGILEALFSLKPSSIGTSWSYSSNEIVAAAMVAAHVSELFGRSKACMNALSLLRRCKWDTEISTRASSLYHLIDIHGKNVASIVHKAEPLEALLVRSPAWKDDIACSSDRNSSNNFDGQDNANSESTSSSSGMLLKPEKPSLVNHIMAEASSKSIANLPVDAPALATFLTMDRNVGYNWGAQALLRTVFAEKQELCISVVSLLWHKLIAAPETKVSAESTSAQQGWRQVVDAICNVVSASPTKAVTAIVLQAEKDLQPWIARDDEQGQKKWRINQRIIKLIVELMRNHDSPEALMILAGASDILLRATDGMLVDGEACTLPQLELLEVTARAVRLVIQWGESGLAVADDLSNLLKCRLPAAVQCLSHPSAHVRALSIAVLRNIIQNSTSNGSGRIHGDAPGLSDPSYQCLNLGIINWHSDVEKCLKWEARSRLATGLTLAFLSAAAKELGCPISC